Below is a window of Plasmodium gaboni strain SY75 chromosome 11, whole genome shotgun sequence DNA.
ataaatattgtagatgaagatgaattttttactttatattttgaaataattaatcaccttattaatttaaaagataattataattcttatgatgaaaattatatgatttttaattattttgtgtTACGTTGGATTTtaatattctttaaaaataaaaatcaGTTTTTCCTTTcccaaaaaaaaatgagcTCCTTAATTAAATCaaaatatgtaattttattattttcattattaaaaaaggTACATGAAAGTTCAAATGTGTTGGCAAATTTTGATACATCTACAAATGAGAAGGATACATTATTAAGtgttaataaaaataatggGCACATGTTAAATGAATCctataataatatcaatgAAAATGACCCATTTTTATCACAAAATCATAATCAAagtaattatataaataatatatacaataataataatatgaatgattatagttatgatgataatatgaatgatataaatttattgGATAAGCTAACTTTAAACGTTTCCAATAAAAGAAACAACCATAACCAACttaatatgaataaaagtatattgaatgaaaaagtatataataatatatcgtttttaaaaaatatgattgTGACATTTTATGATAAAGTTGATATGAATATcgaaaaagaaattaaagaagtaaaagataatatgaatgtgttaacacaaaatatatttataaatgtttataatatattaaattctACACATTTGATACATAAGCACATgattcttttatatttttcttttaattttttaaagatatCTTCTTATgaatattcttattttattgttgTAAATGCCTTTAATTTActtaataatttattaacTCTTCAAAATTTTGTAATACATCCATTactatttttatgtatCCAAGAAGTGTTAACgttttatgaaaatatcattattcatttatataaagaaaaaggtaatgaattaaatgaggaattttatatatttgttcaaaagtttaataataagcataaaaatatttactCCAAATTAATTAGAAGGATATGGagtttatatatgttaataatatctGATGACTATGTGaaaaatagtaataataaagaggatatcaaaataaatgGTGAAAATTCTGTTTATGGTAAATCATATTTTCAAATGAAACATGATCAAAAGGTGGATGTACAAATGTATGGACAAATGAATGGACAAACAAATGGACACATAAATGGACAAACAAATGGACACATAAATGGACAAATGAATGGACAAATTCATCAATATAATAACCATATTCagaatgataatataacGGGCATTATTAAATTACTCGATTTAGATTTCTCAAACGAATACAAatcctttttattaaacaatataaataatacatatcGAAGCTCCTTAATAAATTGTCTATGTATTTCATACCGTATTTTAGGGTTAGATTATTTTTTGGATGAgtactttttttttactcataaagaattattagcaaaagatatatttttattaaataaaattattaaagatagtaacaaattatattatggtggaaattttaaatttttgatgaattttttttatcccctattaattttttacatagatttatatgaaaaagaagaagaacatacaataaaaaaaaagcaaTATATGgtgtatataaaaaatgtattaaatCATTTTGCTTCATGTTTAAATGATTGtatgaatttatattattttttatctaCTAATATAGAAgatttatatgtattaatagcaaaatttataaattgcaatgattttaatttattaccaaattttatatatttttttcaaagGCTTTTTTTGTCAAccttaaaaataaatgaaggagaaaaaaaaatgatatttcttttatcGAATGAgaaggaaaataaaattaaaaatacacaatgtaaatatacccaaataaatattcaaaaaaatactTATTTCTTAAATAACATAGCagataatttattaaaactTTTTATACCTAGATTTATATCAGTAGTGTCATATAGTTTTGAACAGAAatttatatcaaatataaataataatataaatgataatataaatgataatataaatgtacATATGGTAGTAGGTACATTTTCAAATCTTATACAGTTATGTCTATACTTTTCTAAGGATACCGATTTTAATGAAATGCTAACAATACTAGAACAACTTATATTAAGAAACGAAATTGAAAAGGAgatattttctttaattaGTTTGTTGACatctataaaaatatttataccATTTTTTAACTTGCATCAAATTAACATGTGCTCTgtatattatcaaaaattgatacatatgataaatgttatatatgaaatgaaatatacaaatttaaataaattaaataaaaaaaagagtAAGCCTAAACAGGTGAAACGTATTAATGTGTCAGAAAAAATGTATTGTCAAAATGCGAAGACACTAAGAGATCATACCAATGtcaataatattaatgaaaaagataCATTATTAACAAATCAAGAATCAATAAATTCGATATCTTTAAAAGGTATTGATAATTTTACTGgttccaaaaaaaaaactataAAGGGAAGAAATAATGAAGTGTTTatgaaaaacaaaaaaggAGTAATCAAAAGTgcatttaaaaaaaagaggaATCAAACATTATTACATGTAgacaaattaaaaaatattaaaattaagAAAGGTTTAAAAGAAGATATGGAAAAATTGAAATTTGTAAGAATTTTGttatttgataatatagctgttttgtttaaatattttgGAAATATccttttaaaaaaaaaaaatgaaagatTGGTTACATCACAAAAGGATcatgataatataatagatgaaaatataaataatgacATGTTAAATCATCCTGATGTAAATATGTGTACATCtctaaataataataataataataataataagaatgTATATTCCAAAAAAGATGATATTCAtctaaataaaaatgaattatcTATTTTGAATGGTATATATgtagataataaaatattgGAACAAAATTTACCCACATTAATGAGAAAAGAAAGTATTCTTcaattttttgaatatgttactcattataatataaataaatatatgaagaaattttatttctatttgAATAGTttaacattttatttaaaagaatGTAAAAAGTTAGATGTGTCTTATACACATTCCTTGTTTTATGAAATTTTACCTATCATAATGAAATcgttattttttataaacaaGAAGGTTACAAgtaaattaaaaaaaaatgaattatttaaacATTTAGTAGATATAGGAAAAAGTAATATTAAAgaatttctttttcatgTTACCCCTGGATTAGTTTTAGAAGAAGCTAATTGTAAAAAGATAtctacatatattttatatttattaataaaaaattataaaattgaATATGAATATCAGGTACAGCTTTTTAgtatatgtttaatattATCGAATGCAAGTGAAAAGAATTTATTAAAagtttttataaaatatttattgacttgtatatatgtttttaatgaagatattatattaaacaATATGAAAGAGTTAATGAAActtattaataatatatctcAAAATAAAGCTTATGTGTTTCTAATTGAAAAAAtactttttaaattatatgaacTTTTAGAGCATGACgattttataaattatttatcTAAATCAActagaaaaatatttaataatatgataaaaaagaataaaattaCCAAAAAGATAATTAATGATGAGGAAGATGTTGATACATTTAATGTTAAAGATGGGAAGTacaagaaaaatatttcaaatgaaaagaaaaatttcAATAAAGTTAAAAATGGATAtatatcttcatcatcatcaaATGATGAATCATCAATTGTATCTGATAATATATCTACACAATTTTCATCAGATATggatgatgaagaaaatttaaatgaagACATAAATAGGTTGAACGTAAAAATAAATGGAACATCCACTAAAGATGATAAAgcaaataaaataatgtcaatgaaaaaaataaagaaaagtacaaaatataaaaataataatgtaatTACCAATTTTTTGGAAGGTTTACATAAATATAGGGGTGAAAAAGAAACTCTCTTTGTTAAAGACATTTTGGATGAActtcatttaaataaaaaacaacaacagaataaaatgaaaggtaaaaaaaataaaaatgcTAAAGCAATAAAATACAATCCTTATATTATCGATTTATTACATGATTTACAAAAATCAgctttaaaaaaaaaaaataataatataaatatgtcTTATACAAAtcaaaatgaaattaaagaattattcggtgataaatttttcatgaaacaaaaaaaaaaaaataaatctaaattaaatatgaaaGAAGATGATTATTATACCGATTCAGATCAAGAAGAAAATGTACATATGAATAATGATggaaaaataattattcgTTTAGAAGATGATAATTCTTTTTCAAAtaacaaaaagaaaaaacattatgatgaaattagtaaaaaatataatgatatatgtgaaaaacaaaatatacataataaatttaaactttataataataaatccAAGAAAAACAAACCAAAGAATGATCACTTTATTACAGCAcataaagatatatataaatctaAAAAAGGTAAAGGagatattattaaaaagaataaattaTTACCTTATTCCTATGTAGCTCTCAAACCTGTTATGACAAGTCAGAAATATAGTGCCAAAACTCTTAAGACATTTAAATCAATTAAAAATAACTCAAAGAAAAAGgggaaaaaataaagaaagaAATTTGAAGAGttaacatattataatgaaaaaaaataaataataaaatttacACTATATCtacaaatattaaattgatatatacatatatatgtatatatattttattgaaGAGAAgatattcattttattatattataattagCATTTTCGTATAgtatgttatttttttttataaattattttttgtatcatttaaaaatatgatttttattttaattttatatacatgtattgttgtattaataaaaatatatttatattttttataagaattaataagatgtaatttaatatttctatggtttaatatatgtattatatatatatatttggAAATACTTTAAAaacttatttttattttaatcTACCTAAAgttttttcattaaataaGTTGATAACCTgaagaatattttaaattaaaatttaaaaaaataaatttatatacacataaaatatataaatatatattttatatgtgttatataatatttatataattttttaataaaaatatcatcTTGTACTacaattataaaaataaaaatatatatttgtaattttttttttttttttttttttttattatccataaaaaatctaaaaaaatatatatttttttatttaagaatataataacattttaaaaagCAATATATATGACGACTTTATTAGTGctaatatatttttataattttttttatatttttatatttttcatatttcttatcattattatatgtaatacatatatatatatatatataattttttttttttttttggaaataataatgtaaaaataattttctcaaaaaaaaaaattccttataataaatataaaaattagttttcgtaaaaaaaaaaaaaaaataaataataataaatatacatacatatataaatatatttataaccTTTTCAGTCTATTATCAATTGATTAAatctaaatatatatataataaaaatgaagaaaataattatttttataagaatagaatatttttatatttaatatgtgTATTCCGTCATATATAAGTGTGTgaaatttctttttaatgtgttaaaaaatgtgtatattaattttttctttttttttttcatttccTTATTAAcaattattaatttatttggcattatataattaataatttgatatatatatatatatatatatattttatctgTTGGTGAATTTCATGAGAAATTCAggataaataaaaaatatatctgtatatttacatatatatatatatatatatattatttattttataaaatgagATCGAAATCCATTTCgtatttcttattttttaaaaaaaacaaaaagaaaaatgatTCATGTGATAGTGTCATAATATCTAGcaataaaaatttatcaATTCAATTATCGAAAGGCGAGGAAGATGAACAGAATGAAATAAATGAGGAAAAGAGTTATGTAAAAAATGAGgatgtatataaaaaggaaaaattaaaaaagaaaaaagaaaacaacGAAAACAATAAAATGAAAGATAAAAAcgaaatattatataattatcataacATTTCAAATGATGCTACTAGTGAATATGttgaaaattataaagtatatgaaatgaataattctaatataaaaaaaaagagagaaagtttttttaaaaaaattaatattttacaaaaatttaaaaactataaaattaaaaaggCAGCTAGTACCTTTCATACGATAGGACATAAAACATCTTTTTCTGGTACAGATGATGAAATGGAAAATAATCAGAATAATCAGAATAATCTAAATAATCAAAAGAAACAAacaaaatatgaaataaaaatttctGAATGGAAGGATGATAAATTGCATGcttttcataaaaaaaatgacaTATTGGTATTTGATAAAATggatgaaaatgaaaaaatgaaaactGATAACAACAAAAGCAATCAAATTAATCTAGATAATGAAGAAAGagttaataaaaattatcCTATGGCTACTAATGTacaaaattttaatataaaatatacatcattagatttaataaatgatgaatatattatagatTCTAATAAA
It encodes the following:
- a CDS encoding hypothetical protein (conserved Plasmodium protein, unknown function) produces the protein MDKFKICKKKVLGSLKKNKFIKKKYEKFKDKKDYIENDFITNSIIKYLNKEKYENKTKKVEINEFIGEDENLKVKLYGKEDIEEEDIIKRCLFCDKDNKILQQLSYRILYDVMKKCIDHENVLMKIEELGFTADNIKDEKDENINICSKYKVDTFLDYIYKNLNIIKFTKNFQGLCKFIHLIKSVIFIIPYVYKVKFLFFFCSIFNIYQKEYESGKQNDTNIHNKNNKKEYSNLINIVDEDEFFTLYFEIINHLINLKDNYNSYDENYMIFNYFVLRWILIFFKNKNQFFLSQKKMSSLIKSKYVILLFSLLKKVHESSNVLANFDTSTNEKDTLLSVNKNNGHMLNESYNNINENDPFLSQNHNQSNYINNIYNNNNMNDYSYDDNMNDINLLDKLTLNVSNKRNNHNQLNMNKSILNEKVYNNISFLKNMIVTFYDKVDMNIEKEIKEVKDNMNVLTQNIFINVYNILNSTHLIHKHMILLYFSFNFLKISSYEYSYFIVVNAFNLLNNLLTLQNFVIHPLLFLCIQEVLTFYENIIIHLYKEKGNELNEEFYIFVQKFNNKHKNIYSKLIRRIWSLYMLIISDDYVKNSNNKEDIKINGENSVYGKSYFQMKHDQKVDVQMYGQMNGQTNGHINGQTNGHINGQMNGQIHQYNNHIQNDNITGIIKLLDLDFSNEYKSFLLNNINNTYRSSLINCLCISYRILGLDYFLDEYFFFTHKELLAKDIFLLNKIIKDSNKLYYGGNFKFLMNFFYPLLIFYIDLYEKEEEHTIKKKQYMVYIKNVLNHFASCLNDCMNLYYFLSTNIEDLYVLIAKFINCNDFNLLPNFIYFFQRLFLSTLKINEGEKKMIFLLSNEKENKIKNTQCKYTQINIQKNTYFLNNIADNLLKLFIPRFISVVSYSFEQKFISNINNNINDNINDNINVHMVVGTFSNLIQLCLYFSKDTDFNEMLTILEQLILRNEIEKEIFSLISLLTSIKIFIPFFNLHQINMCSVYYQKLIHMINVIYEMKYTNLNKLNKKKSKPKQVKRINVSEKMYCQNAKTLRDHTNVNNINEKDTLLTNQESINSISLKGIDNFTGSKKKTIKGRNNEVFMKNKKGVIKSAFKKKRNQTLLHVDKLKNIKIKKGLKEDMEKLKFVRILLFDNIAVLFKYFGNILLKKKNERLVTSQKDHDNIIDENINNDMLNHPDVNMCTSLNNNNNNNNKNVYSKKDDIHLNKNELSILNGIYVDNKILEQNLPTLMRKESILQFFEYVTHYNINKYMKKFYFYLNSLTFYLKECKKLDVSYTHSLFYEILPIIMKSLFFINKKVTSKLKKNELFKHLVDIGKSNIKEFLFHVTPGLVLEEANCKKISTYILYLLIKNYKIEYEYQVQLFSICLILSNASEKNLLKVFIKYLLTCIYVFNEDIILNNMKELMKLINNISQNKAYVFLIEKILFKLYELLEHDDFINYLSKSTRKIFNNMIKKNKITKKIINDEEDVDTFNVKDGKYKKNISNEKKNFNKVKNGYISSSSSNDESSIVSDNISTQFSSDMDDEENLNEDINRLNVKINGTSTKDDKANKIMSMKKIKKSTKYKNNNVITNFLEGLHKYRGEKETLFVKDILDELHLNKKQQQNKMKGKKNKNAKAIKYNPYIIDLLHDLQKSALKKKNNNINMSYTNQNEIKELFGDKFFMKQKKKNKSKLNMKEDDYYTDSDQEENVHMNNDGKIIIRLEDDNSFSNNKKKKHYDEISKKYNDICEKQNIHNKFKLYNNKSKKNKPKNDHFITAHKDIYKSKKGKGDIIKKNKLLPYSYVALKPVMTSQKYSAKTLKTFKSIKNNSKKKGKK